One genomic window of Diospyros lotus cultivar Yz01 chromosome 8, ASM1463336v1, whole genome shotgun sequence includes the following:
- the LOC127807730 gene encoding protein DETOXIFICATION 48-like, producing MNCPPSVDDADDLDDELCRLPTFSEALEEIKAIWKISGPSAATGLLLYSRAVISMIFLGYLGELQLAGGSLSIGFANITGYSVISGMAMGMEPICGQAYGANQYKLLGRTLQRTVLLLLSISIPISFLWLNMKKILLLCGQDEEISSMAQTFILFTIPDLFVLSLLHPLRIYLRTQRVTLPLTYCTTIAVLLHVPLNLVLVVYLNMGVAGVAIAMVWTNLIVVLLLCSFIFVSGVYKDSWVSPTVECLRGWCALLRLAGQSCFTVCLEWWWYEFMTLLCGRLAKPKATVASMGILIQSTSLVYVFPSALSQGVSTRVGNELGANRPAKARISTIVALACAMAVGLAAMVFTTLVRHGWGRLFTKDVEILELIAVALPIAGLCELGNCPQTTGCGVLRGSARLSIGAKINFGSFYLVGMAVAFFLGFVAKMGFAGLWLGLLAAQASCAILMLYVLWTTDWVLQAQRARQLTHQSSSSNSSSSSSSPPPLPVWSAPDSAIIYDDLSHILRCKNDELLGKSAALETDPLISTNNNVQ from the exons ATGAATTGTCCCCCAAGTGTGGATGACGCAGATGATCTTGATGATGAACTCTGCAGGTTGCCTACTTTTTCTGAG GCACTGGAAGAGATCAAGGCCATATGGAAGATCTCGGGTCCATCGGCTGCCACTGGTTTACTTCTGTATTCAAGAGCAGTGATCTCCATgatttttcttggctatcttGGCGAGCTTCAACTTGCTGGAGGCTCTCTGTCCATTGGCTTTGCGAACATCACGGGCTACTCTGTAATCTCTGGCATGGCTATGGGCATGGAACCCATTTGCGGACAAGCTTATGGCGCCAACCAATACAAGCTTCTCGGCCGCACTTTGCAAAGAACGGTGCTTCTACTCCTCTCTATTTCCATACCCATCTCTTTCTTGTGGCTGAACATGAAGAAAATCCTCTTACTATGTGGGCAAGACGAAGAAATCTCATCCATGGCGCAAACTTTCATTCTTTTCACCATTCCAGACCTCTTCGTCCTATCCCTACTCCACCCCCTTCGCATCTATTTAAGGACTCAAAGGGTTACATTGCCATTAACCTACTGTACAACCATCGCTGTTCTTCTTCACGTCCCTCTCAATTTGGTTCTTGTAGTGTATCTCAATATGGGAGTCGCTGGAGTGGCCATAGCCATGGTCTGGACAAACCTCATTGTCGTCCTCCTACTGTGTTCATTCATCTTCGTCTCCGGCGTGTACAAGGACTCGTGGGTTTCTCCGACAGTAGAGTGCCTGAGAGGGTGGTGTGCTCTGCTCCGACTGGCAGGGCAGTCTTGCTTCACTGTTTGCCTCGAGTGGTGGTGGTACGAGTTCATGACGCTACTCTGTGGGCGCCTGGCTAAGCCAAAAGCAACCGTTGCTTCGATGGGAATTCTCATCCAATCCACATCCCTGGTCTATGTCTTCCCCTCAGCACTAAGCCAAGGAGTGTCCACCAGAGTCGGCAACGAGCTTGGCGCAAATAGGCCGGCGAAAGCCCGCATTTCGACGATCGTCGCCCTCGCGTGCGCAATGGCAGTGGGTCTGGCCGCTATGGTGTTCACAACCTTGGTGAGGCACGGATGGGGGAGGCTTTTCACCAAGGATGTTGAAATCCTGGAGCTCATCGCCGTGGCGTTGCCTATTGCTGGCCTCTGCGAGCTTGGGAACTGCCCGCAAACCACTGGTTGCGGGGTGCTGAGAGGCAGCGCGAGGCTTTCCATAGGAGCTAAGATCAACTTTGGATCATTCTACTTGGTAGGCATGGCAGTGGCCTTCTTCTTAGGGTTTGTGGCCAAAATGGGATTTGCAGGGCTTTGGCTTGGATTGCTTGCAGCTCAGGCCTCTTGTGCCATTCTCATGCTCTATGTTCTTTGGACAACAGATTGGGTTCTTCAAGCCCAGAGAGCAAGACAGCTGACTCATCAATCTTCTTCgtctaattcttcttcttcctcttcttctccgcCGCCATTACCCGTATGGTCTGCGCCGGATTCCGCCATTATTTATGATGATCTTTCACATATTCTGCGCTGTAAAAATGATGAGTTGTTGGGGAAGTCGGCTGCGCTGGAGACAGATCCTCTCATATCTACCAATAATAATGTTCAGTGA